A genomic stretch from Penaeus vannamei isolate JL-2024 chromosome 6, ASM4276789v1, whole genome shotgun sequence includes:
- the LOC138861971 gene encoding autotransporter adhesin SadA-like: protein MWLSVVKEPLVATQDIPSQNRLDMTLDTFGLRQNRLDMTLDTFGLRQNRLDMTLDAFGLRQNRLDMALDTFGLRQNRLDMTLDTFDLRQNMLDMTLDTFGLRQNRLDITLDAFGLRQNRLDMTLDTFGLRQNRLDMTLDTFGLRQNRLDMTLDTFGLRQNRLDMTLDTFGLRQNRLDMTLDTFGLRQNRLDMTLDTFSLRQNRLDMTLDTFGLRQNRLDMTLDTFGLRQNRLDMTLDTFGLRQNRLDMTLDTFSLRQNRLDMTLDTFGLRQNRLDMTLDTFGLRQNRLDMTLDTFGLRQNRLDMTLYTFGLRQNRLDMTLDAFGLRQNRLDMTLDSFGLRQNRLDMTLDTFVLRQNRLDMALDTFGLRQNRLDMTLDTFGLRQNRLDMTLDTFGLRQNRLDMTLDTFGLRQNRLDMALDTFGLRQNRLDMALDTFGLRQNRLDMTLDTFGLLQNRLDSRSTACIPAA from the exons atgtggcTCAGTGTAGTGAAAGAACCTCTTGTTGCAACCCAGGATATACCTAGTCAA AATAGGCTTGACATGACACTTGACACTTTTGGTCTCCGTCAGAATAGGCTTGACATGACACTTGACACCTTTGGTCTCCGTCAGAATAGGCTTGACATGACACTTGACGCTTTTGGTCTCCGTCAGAATAGGCTTGACATGGCACTTGACACTTTTGGTCTCCGTCAGAATAGGCTTGACATGACACTTGACACTTTTGATCTCCGTCAGAATATGCTTGACATGACACTTGACACTTTTGGTCTCCGTCAGAATAGGCTTGACATAACACTTGACGCTTTTGGTCTCCGTCAGAATAGGCTTGACATGACACTTGACACTTTTGGTCTCCGTCAGAATAGGCTTGACATGACACTTGACACTTTTGGTCTCCGTCAGAATAGGCTTGACATGACACTTGACACTTTTGGTCTCCGTCAGAATAGGCTTGACATGACACTTGACACTTTTGGTCTCCGTCAGAATAGGCTTGACATGACTCTTGACACTTTTGGTCTCCGTCAGAATAGGCTTGACATGACACTTGACACTTTTAGTCTCCGTCAGAATAGGCTTGACATGACACTTGACACTTTTGGTCTCCGTCAGAATAGGCTTGACATGACACTTGACACTTTTGGTCTCCGTCAGAATAGGCTTGACATGACACTTGACACTTTTGGTCTCCGTCAGAATAGGCTTGACATGACACTTGACACTTTTAGTCTCCGTCAGAATAGGCTTGACATGACACTTGACACTTTTGGTCTCCGTCAGAATAGGCTTGACATGACTCTTGACACTTTTGGTCTCCGTCAGAATAGGCTTGACATGACTCTTGACACTTTTGGTCTCCGTCAGAATAGGCTTGACATGACACTTTACACTTTTGGTCTCCGTCAGAATAGGCTTGACATGACACTTGACGCTTTTGGTCTCCGTCAGAATAGGCTTGACATGACACTTGACTCTTTTGGTCTCCGTCAGAATAGGCTTGACATGACACTTGACACTTTTGTTCTCCGTCAGAATAGGCTTGACATGGCACTTGACACTTTTGGTCTCCGTCAGAATAGGCTTGACATGACACTTGACACTTTTGGTCTCCGTCAGAATAGGCTTGACATGACACTTGACACCTTTGGTCTCCGTCAGAATAGGCTTGACATGACACTTGACACTTTTGGTCTCCGTCAGAATAGGCTTGACATGGCACTTGACACTTTTGGTCTCCGTCAGAATAGGCTTGACATGGCACTTGACACTTTTGGTCTCCGTCAGAATAGGCTTGACATGACACTTGACACTTTTGGTCTCCTTCAGAATAGGCTTGACAGCAGGAGTACGGCGTGCATTCCAGCGGCGTGA